In Geopsychrobacter electrodiphilus DSM 16401, a single window of DNA contains:
- the aceE gene encoding pyruvate dehydrogenase (acetyl-transferring), homodimeric type — protein sequence MSDPNSSVRNNPTEIENREWRESLDYVLQTAGPERVQQLLRLLQVRALEHGVSVPFSANTPYINSIPRNQQPNFPGDRELERRIKSIIRWNAMAMVVRANEESHGIGGHISTFASTATLWEVGFNHFWRGRTDSFIGDMVYFQGHASPGVYARAFLEGRLSEDDLTGFRRELRPGKGGLSSYPHPFLMKNFWEFPTVSMGLTSISAIYQARFNHYLVDRGLRKSSGRKVWAMLGDGEMDEPESLGAISLAAREKLDNLIFVINCNLQRLDGPVRGNGKIIQELEADFRGAGWNVIKVIWGDDWDRLLEADKSGKLVQRMDEVLDGEMQRFTLSNGAYVREHFFGKYPELLELVKGYSDEQLGRLTRGGHDPDKVYAAYKSAFEHKGSPTVILAHTVKGYGLGEAGEGKNITHAQKKLNEDELKAFRTRFNIPVSDKEIAETPFYKPAADSPEMVYLKERREALGGYLPSRQDGSFPIACQTEEIIREYYAGSGDRPLATTMAYVHLLTKLIRDPEFGKLIVPIVPDEARTFGMESLFRQSGIYSHSGQLYDPIDKGSLLFYNERKEGAILEEGLSEAGSMASFIAAGTAYSNNGVQAIPFYTFYSMFGFQRVGDQIWQACDSRARGFLVGATAGRTTLAGEGLQHQDGHSHVLALTPTRVKAYDPAFAYELAIIIHEGLTRMYCHQEDLIYYLTVMNETYLMPAMPKGAGVREGILKGMYRFHKSSLKKAKGQAHLLGSGAILNEALKAQQILERDYQVAADVWSVTSYKELYTDAVECERWNLLHPDKKARIPYVTSLLAKEEGSFVAVSDYMKLLPATIAQWFPSPLHCLGTDGFGRSDDREHLRDFFEVDARYIVLAALKQQVEAGKLSKTVLGKALKDLKIDAEKLNPHID from the coding sequence ATGTCCGACCCGAATTCCTCCGTCCGGAATAATCCCACCGAGATCGAAAACCGCGAGTGGCGTGAATCCCTCGATTATGTTTTGCAGACCGCCGGCCCGGAAAGGGTCCAGCAGCTGCTGCGCCTGCTGCAGGTGCGCGCCCTGGAACATGGGGTCAGCGTCCCGTTTAGTGCCAACACCCCCTATATCAACAGCATCCCGCGCAACCAGCAGCCCAACTTCCCCGGCGACCGTGAGCTGGAGCGACGCATCAAATCGATCATCCGTTGGAACGCCATGGCGATGGTGGTGCGTGCCAATGAAGAATCCCATGGTATCGGCGGGCACATATCGACCTTCGCTTCGACCGCGACCCTGTGGGAGGTCGGCTTCAACCATTTCTGGCGCGGGCGCACGGACAGTTTTATCGGCGACATGGTTTATTTTCAGGGGCACGCCTCGCCGGGGGTCTACGCGCGCGCCTTTCTCGAGGGGCGCCTGAGCGAGGATGATCTGACCGGCTTCCGGCGCGAACTGCGTCCCGGCAAGGGGGGGCTCTCCTCCTACCCGCATCCTTTTTTGATGAAAAACTTCTGGGAGTTCCCGACAGTCTCCATGGGCTTGACCTCTATTTCCGCCATCTACCAGGCGCGCTTCAACCACTATCTGGTCGATCGCGGCCTGCGCAAGAGCAGTGGGCGCAAGGTCTGGGCGATGCTTGGTGACGGCGAGATGGACGAGCCCGAATCCCTGGGCGCGATCAGTCTGGCGGCGCGCGAGAAGCTCGACAACCTGATCTTTGTCATCAACTGCAACCTGCAGCGCCTCGACGGGCCGGTGCGCGGCAACGGCAAGATCATCCAGGAGCTCGAGGCTGATTTCCGCGGCGCCGGCTGGAACGTGATCAAGGTTATCTGGGGCGACGACTGGGACCGCCTGCTCGAAGCCGACAAGAGCGGCAAGCTGGTGCAGCGCATGGACGAGGTGCTCGATGGCGAGATGCAGCGTTTTACCTTGAGCAACGGCGCCTACGTGCGTGAGCATTTCTTTGGCAAGTATCCGGAGCTGTTGGAGCTGGTCAAGGGTTACAGCGATGAACAGCTGGGTCGCCTGACGCGTGGTGGGCACGACCCGGACAAGGTCTACGCCGCCTACAAGAGCGCCTTTGAGCACAAGGGATCGCCGACGGTGATTCTGGCCCACACTGTCAAGGGTTACGGGCTGGGGGAGGCTGGTGAAGGGAAGAACATCACCCACGCGCAGAAGAAGTTGAACGAGGATGAACTGAAAGCCTTCCGCACCCGCTTTAACATCCCGGTCAGTGACAAGGAGATCGCCGAGACCCCTTTTTATAAACCGGCCGCCGACAGTCCGGAGATGGTTTATCTCAAGGAACGGCGTGAGGCCTTAGGCGGATATCTCCCCAGCCGCCAGGACGGCAGTTTTCCCATCGCCTGCCAGACCGAGGAGATTATCCGCGAATACTACGCCGGCTCGGGTGACCGGCCGCTGGCGACGACCATGGCCTATGTCCATCTGTTGACTAAACTGATACGCGACCCGGAGTTCGGTAAACTGATCGTGCCGATCGTGCCGGACGAGGCACGCACCTTCGGCATGGAATCGCTCTTCCGCCAATCGGGTATCTACAGTCATTCCGGTCAGCTCTACGATCCCATCGACAAGGGGAGCCTGCTCTTCTACAACGAGCGCAAGGAGGGCGCGATTCTCGAAGAGGGTTTGAGCGAAGCCGGCTCCATGGCCAGCTTCATCGCCGCCGGCACCGCCTATTCGAACAACGGCGTGCAGGCCATCCCGTTTTACACTTTCTATTCGATGTTCGGCTTTCAGCGCGTCGGAGATCAGATCTGGCAGGCCTGCGACAGCCGGGCGCGCGGTTTTCTGGTCGGCGCAACCGCCGGACGGACCACCCTGGCCGGCGAAGGCCTGCAGCATCAGGACGGTCACAGCCACGTGCTCGCCCTGACGCCGACGCGGGTCAAGGCTTATGACCCGGCCTTCGCCTATGAACTGGCGATCATTATCCACGAAGGGCTGACCCGCATGTACTGTCATCAGGAGGATCTGATTTACTACCTGACGGTGATGAACGAGACCTACCTGATGCCGGCGATGCCCAAGGGTGCCGGGGTGCGTGAGGGGATTCTGAAGGGGATGTACCGCTTCCACAAGTCGAGCCTCAAAAAGGCCAAAGGGCAGGCGCACCTGTTGGGCAGCGGCGCGATTTTGAACGAGGCGCTCAAGGCGCAGCAGATTCTCGAACGTGATTATCAGGTGGCCGCCGATGTCTGGAGCGTCACCAGTTACAAGGAGCTCTATACCGATGCGGTCGAGTGCGAGCGCTGGAATCTGCTCCACCCCGACAAGAAGGCACGAATTCCTTACGTGACCAGTCTGTTGGCCAAAGAGGAGGGGAGTTTTGTCGCCGTCAGTGATTACATGAAGCTGCTGCCGGCGACCATCGCCCAGTGGTTCCCCAGCCCCTTGCATTGTCTCGGCACCGACGGCTTCGGGCGCAGCGATGACCGCGAGCATCTGCGCGATTTCTTCGAGGTTGACGCGCGCTACATTGTGCTCGCGGCGTTGAAGCAGCAGGTAGAGGCGGGTAAACTGTCGAAGACGGTGCTGGGCAAGGCGCTTAAGGATTTAAAGATTGACGCGGAAAAGTTGAACCCGCATATCGATTAG
- a CDS encoding cytochrome c3 family protein → MGDLKGIILSFFHGIARSRVSLVGAMITTLTFPFLLCLIIFDAWVHIKNPYLGAFVYMVIGPAFIGGLVMVFVGLFFLKGKEDVRLFTLDYLQGHFADETRFNRVRKLIFLAVLLTSVNFVVFGLLGYSGYHYLESNSFCGQFCHTVMDPEYTAYQNSPHSKVNCVECHIGSGATWFAKSKISGIRQVFAVALNTYPRPIPTPVHGLRPASETCEKCHRPDKFQGDKLRVIDKYAEDKENTHLQTVMLIKIGSAGSGTDKPNGIHWHVAKENGIHYKADSKRMIIPEVTLTKADGSTVIFRSEDAAALIKKAGDKLEDRAMDCIDCHNRPTHIYRLADAAINEEITIEAIDRSLPFIKQQSLKAINQKFPSQAAAMIGIETYLRGWYREHYPAIDQAKLDKSIAGAKNAYAKNVFPDMNLEWGTYVNDIGHGKDFDLGCFRCHDGSHESAQGEVIPSDCTTCHAVLAEDQENPKILQTLRGG, encoded by the coding sequence ATGGGCGACCTTAAAGGCATCATCCTCTCATTTTTTCACGGGATCGCGAGAAGCCGGGTATCATTAGTCGGGGCAATGATCACCACCCTGACCTTTCCCTTTCTACTCTGCCTGATAATTTTCGACGCCTGGGTTCATATCAAAAACCCCTACCTTGGTGCTTTCGTGTATATGGTCATCGGCCCGGCGTTTATTGGGGGGTTGGTCATGGTCTTCGTCGGGCTGTTTTTTCTGAAGGGGAAGGAGGATGTTCGTCTCTTCACGCTGGATTATCTGCAGGGACACTTTGCTGACGAAACGCGCTTTAACAGGGTGCGTAAACTGATCTTTCTGGCGGTGCTGCTGACCAGCGTTAACTTTGTTGTTTTCGGACTTTTGGGTTATAGCGGCTACCATTATCTGGAATCAAACAGCTTCTGTGGCCAATTCTGCCATACGGTGATGGACCCGGAATATACGGCCTACCAGAATTCCCCTCACTCCAAGGTCAATTGCGTGGAATGTCATATCGGCTCCGGTGCCACCTGGTTTGCCAAATCAAAAATTTCAGGGATTCGCCAAGTTTTTGCGGTTGCTCTCAATACTTACCCCAGGCCAATCCCTACTCCGGTCCATGGTTTGCGCCCCGCCAGTGAGACCTGCGAAAAATGCCACCGGCCCGATAAATTTCAAGGGGACAAATTGAGAGTTATCGACAAGTATGCAGAGGATAAAGAGAACACCCATCTGCAGACCGTCATGCTGATCAAGATCGGTTCAGCCGGAAGCGGTACCGACAAACCCAATGGCATCCACTGGCATGTGGCTAAAGAAAACGGCATCCACTACAAAGCTGATTCTAAGCGCATGATTATTCCCGAAGTCACTCTCACCAAGGCAGATGGGTCCACCGTCATCTTCCGCAGCGAAGATGCTGCCGCTCTTATTAAGAAAGCAGGGGATAAATTGGAAGACCGCGCCATGGATTGCATTGATTGTCACAACCGGCCGACGCACATCTACCGCCTGGCTGACGCTGCGATCAATGAGGAGATCACCATAGAGGCAATCGACAGAAGTCTCCCCTTTATCAAGCAGCAGTCATTGAAAGCCATTAACCAGAAATTTCCCAGCCAGGCTGCAGCCATGATCGGGATTGAAACCTATCTGCGTGGCTGGTACCGAGAACACTATCCCGCTATCGATCAAGCGAAGCTGGACAAGTCGATTGCCGGGGCTAAAAATGCTTATGCGAAGAATGTCTTTCCTGACATGAACCTTGAGTGGGGCACCTACGTTAACGATATTGGCCATGGCAAAGATTTTGACCTTGGTTGTTTCCGTTGCCATGATGGCTCCCATGAAAGTGCCCAGGGCGAGGTCATCCCCTCTGACTGCACCACCTGCCATGCTGTACTGGCAGAGGATCAGGAAAATCCCAAGATTCTCCAAACGCTCCGCGGAGGGTAA
- a CDS encoding CopD family protein, translating into MMRVILVALLLFCWVVPALATPEFAAQTGQNCSYCHLDPAGGGELTAQGESFIASQAAAGTPVAPSGFARLLRLLVGSLHLLTAVFWFGTIFYVHLVLKPAYAAKGLPRGEVRVGLVSMAIMALTGLYLTWMRFDSWQGLVDTRFGQLLLVKVGLFAIMVTMGLIAVFIVGPRLRRRSSATTEIVLGDMTSEQLVLCDGQEGRPACFAFKGKIYDASQSPMWKKGQHMQRHSAGTDLTVALGQAPHGEDRVMRLPEVGSLLASGATSGDRPKKQFFFLAYLNLILAVAILLIVAFWRWG; encoded by the coding sequence ATGATGAGAGTGATTCTGGTTGCATTGCTGTTGTTCTGTTGGGTCGTTCCGGCCCTTGCCACCCCGGAATTTGCGGCCCAGACTGGGCAGAATTGCAGCTATTGTCATCTCGATCCCGCCGGTGGTGGAGAGTTGACGGCGCAAGGTGAGTCGTTTATCGCTTCCCAGGCCGCTGCGGGGACGCCGGTCGCTCCGTCAGGCTTTGCCCGACTGCTGCGCCTGCTGGTCGGCAGCCTGCACCTGCTGACGGCTGTCTTCTGGTTCGGCACCATTTTTTACGTCCACCTTGTCCTCAAGCCGGCCTATGCCGCCAAAGGTCTGCCGCGCGGTGAGGTGCGGGTCGGACTGGTCTCGATGGCGATTATGGCGTTGACCGGGCTTTATCTGACCTGGATGCGGTTTGATTCATGGCAGGGCCTGGTTGATACCCGTTTCGGACAGTTGCTGCTGGTCAAGGTTGGCCTGTTCGCCATAATGGTCACCATGGGTCTGATCGCGGTGTTTATTGTCGGCCCGCGCTTACGGCGGCGCAGCTCGGCAACGACAGAAATTGTGCTGGGGGATATGACGTCAGAACAGTTGGTCCTATGCGATGGACAGGAAGGGCGGCCGGCCTGTTTTGCCTTTAAAGGCAAAATCTATGACGCGAGCCAGAGCCCGATGTGGAAAAAGGGGCAGCATATGCAGCGCCACTCGGCTGGCACCGATCTGACCGTCGCCCTGGGGCAGGCCCCCCACGGTGAAGACCGGGTCATGCGTCTGCCCGAAGTCGGATCGCTTTTAGCCTCGGGTGCCACAAGCGGCGACCGGCCGAAGAAACAGTTTTTCTTTCTGGCCTATCTCAACCTGATTCTGGCGGTCGCTATCCTGCTGATCGTGGCGTTCTGGCGCTGGGGGTGA
- a CDS encoding nitrate reductase subunit alpha produces MSWIKDIIDPKSRAWEEFYRNRNQCDKIVRSTHGVNCTGGCSWNVHVKDGIVGWELQATDYPELEPGLPPYEPRGCQRGISFSWYLYSPLRIKYPYLRGILADLWREAKTEHGDPVAAWTSIMEDPAKRKSYQQARGKGGFRRVSWDEVEEMIAASSIYTIKKFGADRLVGFSPIPAMSMLSFASGTRFMQLMGGANLSFYDWYCDLPNASPEIWGEQTDVAESADWYNSKYIAVVGSNPDMTRTPDAHFLSEARHNGSKVTVFAPDFNITSKHADWWIPAHAGQDGAFWMAVNHVILSEFHYQAKTPFFLDYLKRYSDTPFLIELEEKDGVHRAGRMARAGELERYSKEENGNFKYLVWDEASQAPRMPLGTLGFRWQEKKGEWNLQMKDGQDGTDIAPQLSLLDDNDAVLQVSFDDFSADQKVERGVPVRYLETAHGKVAVTTVFDLLMAQFGVNRGLAGAYPADYDAENGVYTPAWQEKYTGIDRANVIQFAREWASTAEKTGGKCSIIIGAGANHWYHSNLIYRAGISALMLCGCVGKNGGGLNHYVGQEKLAPAAPWATIMGALDWAKPPRFQNAPSYHYVHTDQWRYERTSDESLINPVAEENQITGGHTMDHQVRAVRNGWLPFYPQFDRSPIEAVKQAEAAGAKNNQDIVDWTVKQLAGKQMKFAIEDPDAPENWPRLWIIWRGNALMSSAKGHEYFLKHYLGTHTNSIAPETAEEFVKEVKWHKEAPQGKLDLVVDINFRMDTSALYSDIVLPTATWYEKDDLNTTDMHSFIHPLQAAVPPCWESKSDWDIFKGLAKKVSQLAETHLPEPIREIVSVPLQHDTPAEMAQFEIKDWYKGECEPIPGKTMPGLVVVERDYKNLYNRFISLGPEARKGMGAHGLSWSIEDYYDEMAASDKTHTWDDKTYPTLIEARDAAEVILKLAPETNGEMAFRAFAAEEKKVGLPLTDLAAATRGVRTTFAALAAQPRRLLNSPIWSGLTDNGRAYSAYCLNVEKLVPWRTLTGRQHFYLDHQGYIAAGEHLPTYKPKPGHGALQDFLATDTSDKKSIMLNYLTPHGKWSIHSTYSDNHRMLTLSRGCHPFWINDQDAEQIGVFDNDWVEVYNDHGVVVTRAIVSSRLPRGISFLYHATERTIDVPKTARRGNKRAGGHNSLNRIRLKPNLMLGGYGQFTFAWNYWGPPGANRDTYIMVRKLDGEPQW; encoded by the coding sequence ATGAGCTGGATCAAGGATATTATCGACCCGAAATCGCGCGCCTGGGAAGAGTTCTACCGCAACCGCAACCAGTGCGACAAAATCGTGCGCAGCACCCACGGCGTCAACTGCACCGGCGGCTGTTCGTGGAACGTGCATGTTAAGGACGGTATCGTCGGCTGGGAGCTGCAGGCGACTGACTACCCCGAGCTGGAACCAGGGCTCCCCCCTTATGAGCCCCGCGGTTGCCAGCGCGGCATCTCCTTCTCCTGGTATCTCTACAGCCCGCTGCGCATCAAATATCCCTACCTGCGTGGCATTCTGGCCGACCTCTGGCGCGAAGCCAAGACCGAGCATGGCGACCCGGTTGCTGCCTGGACCTCGATCATGGAGGACCCCGCCAAGCGCAAGAGCTATCAGCAGGCGCGTGGCAAGGGTGGCTTCCGCCGTGTCAGCTGGGACGAAGTCGAAGAGATGATCGCGGCTTCGTCGATCTACACCATCAAGAAGTTCGGCGCCGATCGTCTGGTCGGCTTCTCGCCGATCCCGGCGATGTCGATGCTCAGTTTTGCCAGCGGCACGCGCTTCATGCAGCTGATGGGCGGCGCCAACCTGAGTTTCTACGACTGGTACTGCGACCTGCCGAACGCCTCGCCCGAGATCTGGGGCGAGCAGACCGACGTCGCCGAGAGCGCCGACTGGTACAACAGCAAATATATCGCCGTAGTCGGTTCCAACCCCGACATGACCCGTACCCCCGACGCGCATTTTCTCTCCGAGGCACGCCACAACGGCTCCAAGGTCACGGTCTTCGCCCCCGACTTCAACATCACCTCCAAGCACGCCGACTGGTGGATTCCGGCCCATGCCGGGCAGGACGGCGCCTTCTGGATGGCGGTCAATCACGTCATCCTCAGCGAATTTCACTATCAGGCCAAAACACCCTTCTTCCTCGATTACCTCAAGCGCTACAGCGACACCCCCTTCCTGATCGAACTCGAGGAGAAGGACGGCGTCCACCGCGCCGGGCGCATGGCCCGCGCCGGCGAGCTGGAACGCTACAGCAAAGAGGAGAACGGCAACTTCAAGTATCTGGTCTGGGATGAAGCCAGCCAGGCGCCGCGCATGCCGCTCGGAACCCTCGGCTTCCGCTGGCAGGAGAAGAAGGGCGAATGGAATCTGCAGATGAAGGATGGCCAGGACGGCACCGATATCGCTCCGCAGCTCTCGCTGCTGGATGACAACGACGCGGTGCTGCAAGTCTCCTTCGATGATTTCTCCGCCGACCAAAAGGTCGAGCGCGGCGTACCGGTGCGTTACCTCGAAACCGCCCATGGCAAAGTCGCCGTCACCACCGTGTTCGATCTGCTGATGGCGCAGTTCGGCGTCAATCGTGGCCTCGCAGGGGCTTATCCCGCAGATTACGATGCCGAGAACGGCGTCTACACCCCGGCCTGGCAGGAGAAATATACCGGCATCGACCGCGCCAATGTCATCCAGTTTGCGCGGGAATGGGCCTCGACCGCCGAGAAGACCGGCGGCAAATGTTCAATCATCATCGGTGCCGGAGCCAACCACTGGTATCACTCCAACCTGATCTACCGCGCCGGGATCTCGGCCCTGATGCTCTGCGGCTGTGTCGGCAAGAACGGCGGCGGGCTCAACCATTACGTTGGTCAGGAAAAACTCGCCCCGGCCGCACCCTGGGCGACGATTATGGGAGCCCTCGACTGGGCCAAGCCACCGCGCTTCCAGAACGCCCCGTCCTACCATTATGTGCATACCGACCAATGGCGCTACGAGCGGACTTCGGACGAATCTCTCATCAATCCGGTCGCCGAGGAGAATCAGATCACCGGCGGACACACCATGGACCATCAGGTACGTGCGGTGCGTAACGGCTGGCTCCCCTTCTACCCGCAGTTCGACCGCAGCCCCATCGAAGCGGTCAAACAGGCCGAAGCCGCCGGTGCCAAAAACAATCAGGATATTGTCGACTGGACTGTCAAGCAGCTGGCCGGCAAGCAGATGAAGTTTGCCATCGAAGACCCCGATGCCCCCGAAAACTGGCCACGCCTGTGGATCATCTGGCGCGGCAACGCCCTGATGTCGAGTGCCAAGGGGCATGAGTATTTCCTCAAACATTACCTCGGCACCCACACCAACAGCATCGCACCCGAGACTGCGGAGGAGTTCGTCAAGGAGGTCAAGTGGCACAAGGAAGCGCCCCAGGGAAAACTCGACCTGGTGGTCGACATCAACTTCCGTATGGATACCTCGGCGCTCTATTCCGATATCGTGCTGCCGACCGCGACCTGGTACGAAAAGGACGACCTCAACACCACCGATATGCACTCCTTCATCCACCCGCTGCAGGCGGCGGTCCCGCCATGCTGGGAGTCGAAGAGCGACTGGGACATCTTCAAGGGGTTGGCCAAAAAAGTCAGTCAGCTGGCCGAAACCCATCTGCCCGAACCGATTCGCGAGATCGTCTCGGTCCCCCTGCAGCATGACACCCCGGCCGAGATGGCCCAGTTTGAAATCAAGGACTGGTACAAGGGGGAGTGCGAACCGATCCCCGGCAAGACCATGCCCGGCCTGGTGGTGGTCGAACGCGACTACAAGAACCTCTACAACCGCTTCATTTCCCTGGGTCCCGAGGCCAGAAAAGGGATGGGCGCCCATGGCCTCTCCTGGTCAATCGAGGATTACTACGATGAGATGGCCGCCAGCGACAAGACCCACACCTGGGACGACAAGACCTATCCGACCCTGATCGAAGCCCGCGACGCCGCCGAGGTGATCCTCAAGCTCGCCCCCGAGACCAACGGCGAGATGGCCTTTCGCGCCTTCGCCGCCGAGGAGAAGAAGGTCGGCCTGCCGCTGACCGATCTGGCCGCGGCCACCCGCGGGGTGCGTACGACCTTCGCCGCTCTGGCCGCTCAGCCGCGTCGCCTCTTGAACAGCCCGATCTGGAGCGGTCTGACCGACAACGGCCGCGCCTATTCGGCCTACTGTCTCAACGTCGAGAAGCTGGTCCCCTGGCGCACCCTGACCGGTCGCCAGCATTTCTACCTCGATCATCAGGGCTATATCGCCGCCGGCGAACATCTGCCGACTTACAAGCCGAAGCCGGGTCACGGCGCGTTGCAGGATTTTCTGGCCACCGATACCAGCGACAAGAAGAGCATCATGCTCAACTACCTGACGCCGCACGGCAAATGGAGCATCCACAGCACCTACAGTGATAACCATCGCATGCTGACCCTGTCACGCGGCTGTCACCCCTTCTGGATCAACGATCAGGATGCGGAACAGATAGGCGTCTTCGACAACGACTGGGTCGAGGTCTACAACGACCACGGCGTGGTAGTAACCCGTGCCATCGTCAGCTCGCGCCTGCCGCGCGGCATCTCGTTCCTCTATCACGCCACGGAACGCACCATCGACGTCCCCAAGACCGCACGCCGCGGCAACAAGCGCGCCGGCGGGCACAACAGCTTGAACCGCATCCGCCTCAAACCGAACCTGATGCTCGGCGGCTACGGTCAGTTCACTTTCGCCTGGAACTACTGGGGACCGCCCGGCGCCAACCGCGACACCTACATCATGGTGCGCAAGCTGGATGGTGAACCACAGTGGTAA
- the narH gene encoding nitrate reductase subunit beta, with protein MDIRAQVSSVFHLDKCIGCHTCSIACKNLWTDRRGNEYMWWNNVETKPGTGYPTKWEDQEKYNGGWERVGTQLRLKQGGKAATIGKIFHNPDLPTMDDYYEPFTYKYADLTNAPAGTDQPTARAVSMVSGKPMKIEAGPNWDDDLSGSTVYAANDPGVIELSAEQQQQLFTIEKMVMFHLPRICNHCSNPACVASCPSGAIYKRGEDGIVLINQDKCRGWRMCVSACPYKKTYYGWSSGKSEKCILCFPRQEAGEAPACFHACVGRIRYLGVLLYDADKIEETAMKADGELAAAQREMILDPFDPQVLAAARKGGMAEQIIKAAQKSPVYKFVKEWGIALPLHPEFRTLPMLFYVPPLLPVLSTEHQGTQKLADDFFTSLEQARLPLMYLAGLFAGGNEEEVKAVYRRLIAVRIQRRAETVGDMAEAEVAKARELAGLDSKTLDAIYRMTSLTRIKERIQVPPMLREQAVEAGMDPEEYKQSMGFGSRKAPKRRW; from the coding sequence ATGGATATTCGCGCACAGGTCTCATCGGTATTTCACCTCGACAAGTGCATCGGTTGCCACACCTGCAGCATCGCCTGCAAGAACCTGTGGACCGACCGCCGCGGGAATGAATACATGTGGTGGAACAACGTCGAAACCAAGCCCGGCACCGGCTACCCGACCAAATGGGAAGACCAGGAGAAATACAACGGCGGCTGGGAGCGGGTCGGTACTCAACTGCGCCTCAAACAGGGGGGCAAAGCCGCGACCATCGGCAAGATCTTTCACAATCCTGACCTGCCGACCATGGACGACTACTACGAGCCGTTCACCTATAAGTACGCCGATCTGACCAATGCTCCGGCGGGGACCGATCAGCCGACCGCTCGCGCTGTATCAATGGTCAGCGGCAAGCCGATGAAAATCGAAGCCGGTCCCAACTGGGACGATGACCTCTCCGGTTCAACAGTCTACGCCGCCAATGATCCCGGCGTCATCGAGCTGAGCGCAGAGCAGCAGCAGCAGCTGTTCACCATCGAGAAGATGGTGATGTTCCACCTGCCGCGCATTTGTAATCACTGCAGCAACCCGGCCTGCGTCGCCAGTTGCCCCTCGGGCGCGATTTACAAGCGCGGTGAGGATGGCATCGTCCTGATCAATCAGGACAAGTGCCGCGGCTGGCGGATGTGCGTCTCGGCCTGCCCCTACAAGAAGACCTACTACGGCTGGAGCAGCGGCAAGTCGGAGAAATGTATCCTCTGCTTCCCGCGTCAGGAGGCGGGTGAAGCCCCGGCCTGTTTCCATGCTTGCGTCGGCCGAATCCGCTACCTCGGCGTGCTGCTCTACGATGCCGATAAAATCGAAGAAACCGCCATGAAAGCCGATGGCGAACTGGCCGCCGCCCAGCGCGAAATGATCCTCGATCCCTTTGATCCACAGGTGCTCGCCGCGGCGCGCAAGGGGGGGATGGCCGAGCAGATTATCAAGGCGGCGCAGAAATCGCCGGTTTACAAGTTCGTCAAGGAGTGGGGGATCGCCCTGCCGCTCCACCCCGAATTCCGCACCCTGCCAATGCTCTTCTACGTGCCGCCGCTGTTGCCGGTGCTCTCGACCGAACATCAGGGAACCCAGAAACTGGCAGATGATTTCTTCACCAGCCTCGAGCAGGCCCGCCTGCCGCTGATGTACCTGGCCGGGCTCTTTGCCGGTGGCAACGAGGAAGAGGTCAAGGCGGTCTATCGGCGCTTAATCGCGGTGCGTATCCAGCGCCGGGCCGAAACCGTCGGTGACATGGCCGAGGCCGAGGTCGCCAAGGCAAGGGAACTGGCCGGTCTCGACAGCAAAACACTGGACGCCATCTACCGCATGACCAGCCTGACCCGCATCAAGGAGCGGATCCAGGTGCCGCCGATGCTGCGCGAGCAGGCGGTTGAGGCTGGGATGGATCCCGAAGAGTACAAGCAGTCGATGGGCTTCGGCAGCCGCAAAGCGCCGAAGAGACGGTGGTAA
- a CDS encoding nitrate reductase molybdenum cofactor assembly chaperone yields the protein MNLELCLSFSRLLSYPKTQVKTLAADCYRQLKDFDPQAAVAFAPFSTFIEQQKLPQIEELYTSAFDLQALSFPYVGYQLCGESQARTMFLMKLQEIYTQQNFSSEGELPDHLSVMLRFIGTVPDPQGNQEIIRDGLLPALEKIIQGIENQQHPYRQLLVSLQTYLTNLIATELPESAPQKEVSHG from the coding sequence ATGAATCTGGAACTCTGTCTTTCCTTCAGCAGACTGCTGAGCTATCCGAAAACTCAGGTCAAGACCCTTGCTGCCGACTGTTACCGGCAGCTGAAAGATTTTGACCCGCAGGCCGCGGTGGCCTTCGCCCCCTTTAGCACTTTTATCGAGCAGCAGAAGCTGCCGCAGATCGAAGAGCTCTATACCTCGGCCTTTGACCTGCAGGCGCTCAGCTTTCCCTACGTCGGCTACCAGCTATGCGGCGAAAGTCAGGCGCGCACGATGTTTTTGATGAAGCTGCAGGAGATCTACACTCAGCAGAATTTCTCCTCTGAGGGTGAGCTGCCCGACCACCTGAGCGTCATGCTGCGCTTCATCGGCACAGTCCCCGACCCACAGGGGAATCAAGAGATCATTCGCGATGGGCTGTTGCCAGCGCTGGAGAAAATTATTCAGGGGATCGAAAACCAACAACACCCCTACCGCCAGCTGCTGGTGTCCCTGCAGACCTATCTGACCAACCTTATCGCAACTGAACTGCCTGAAAGCGCACCGCAGAAGGAGGTATCCCATGGCTGA